TAGCTCCATAAACAGTTCAGTAAGTGCTGCTTGGGGAGATTTTTCCTGTACTTGCTGACTTACTTCTTTTTCTGCCTGAACGGTTTCCTTAGCCAGTTTGCAAAGTTCCTTAACAAACTCTATGGAAGTAATCAATCCTTGCTCCGCTTTATCTCTTAGCTCTTCCAGGCGTTCACTTAGCTTTTTAAATTGAGGGTTACCCGCATGCTTTTTAAAACGCTTGATCAGAATCTTCTCTAGCTTCTTAGCATTCTTGGGATCAGGGTTATTGAATATATCCTCTATCACATCAGCATCTAATACGAACTCTTCCAAGTGATGCACCTCTCCAACATGGATATTATCATGGATCAGCTTAGTAGTTTGTGCACCCAAGGAGAACCATAATAGTTTGCCAATATTATCAGAAGCCGGACGTACAGATTCAAATACCTGAGATAGCCATTGATAGTCTTTCAAATAAACATCTAAAATTCTATCCGGAGATAAGGATTCCCAGAGCTTAAATAAGTATTTATAATCCTTTGCAAAGGCATCTTTTTTATCATCTGTATTGATTGCATCCTGGGCTTTTTCCAATCCCTCAAACCCCTCTATAGAACGATCAACCCCATCAAAATGACTTAATGTATTTTTCATTGCTTCCGGGAGTTTAGCTCTTAATTCTGACAGATTAGTGATCACTTCTTTGACACTTTTTTCATCAAACTCCAGGGCTTTGGCCATATCATCAAATACCCCAAAATAGTCTACGATCCTGCCAAAATGCTTGTTAGGAAATAGGCGGTTAGTACGGCAGATAGCCTGCAAAAGCGTATGGTCCTTGAGAGACTTGTCAAGGTACATAGTTTGTAATATAGGAGCGTCAAAACCCGTTAATAGCTTAGCAGTAACTATGATAAACTTTAGTTCAGAATCAGGATCATTGAATTCTTCTACAATTTTTTCCTGCTGACTTTTATCTACGGCCCATTTTTGTTTGAACGATAATTCATCATTGGCCGAAGTTGATATAACCACCTTACTCGCAGTAGTAGGAAAATGCTTATCCAATTCTTCTTTATACTGTACGCATGCGAAGCGGTCAGGAGTAACAATCATAGCTTTAAAGCCTTGTGGCTCTACCTTTTCCCTGAAGTGCTTTGTGATGTCTTCTACAATTTTACCCACCCGCTCAGGAGATTTTAGGAAGGCAGCCATCTTAGCAGACTTCTTATTCAATGCATCTGCTTCTTCATCAGTGAGGGCACTGCTTTCTTTAAATTCCTGAAAGGCTTTATCAATGGTCTCTTTGTCAACGTGAATATCAACTAGCCGGGGTTCAAAATGAAGGGGTTTGGTTGCCTCATCTCTGATAGAATCCTGAAAGGTATAGCGAGACATATATCCTCCCTGATCTTCTTCAGAACCAAAAGCCCAAAAAGTATTCTTATCCGCTTTATTGACTGGTGTCCCTGTTAATCCAAATAAAAAGGCATTGGGTAAAGCAGCTCTCATTTGTCTGCCTAAATCTCCTTCCTGTGTTCTGTGTGCTTCATCTACCAATACAATGATATTATCCCTGGCATTCATATTGGGTTTAGCATCACGAAATTTATGGATCATGGAAATAATGATCTTACGGGTATCCCTTTCCAATAAGGTTTGGAGTTCACTGATACTCTCAGTGGTCTCTACATTTGGAACATCAGAGGCGCTAAAGGTACCACTGATCTGAGTATCAAGGTCAGTACGGTCAACCAGTACAAGTACGGTGGGGCTTTTTAATTCCTGGCTTTTGCGAAGCTTTTGGGCAGCAAAAACCATAAGGAGTGACTTACCTGAACCCTGAAAGTGCCATATGAGCCCTTTTTTTATTTTTCCCTCTTTTACTCTTTCTACAATTTTATTGGCTCCTTCATACTGCTGGAAGCGGCAAAGGATCTTGACCCTTTGCTTTTTCTTATTCGTACTGAATAGAGAGAAGTGCTGCATAATATCCAGTAGGCGTATCGGACTTAAGAGGTCAGAGAGTTCCTTACCAATTTCTCCCAAGCCTAACCGCTTGGCAAGGGCGTCATCATCACCTTCAATCCTCCAGGGAGCCCAGAATTCTAAAGGAGTACGAACAGCGCCATAAAAAAGCTCCTTACCCTCGGAAGCAAAAGATAAAATGTTGGGTACAAAAAGTTGAGGTATAGCATTTTCATAAATGCTATGTATCTCATTGGCTCCATCCAACCAACTTACTGAGGGGCGGATAGGTGTTTTTGCTTCACCCACTACTACGGGTATGCCATTGATCAAAAGTACTACGTCCGGAATCTTGGTTTCACGATGGTGAACTCTGTACTGATTAGTGATTATGTAGCTATTCTTTTTTTTATCATCAAAGTCAATCAAGTGCACCGGTACGTGCCGGTTGTTTTCACCAAAAGGCATGGTCTTTTCTCCGCACAGCCATTTAAAGAATTCCTCGTTAGCTTTGACCAGGCCTATCTGATTTACAGAAATTAGAATAGCTCTTAGCTTATAGATTACCTCATCGGCTAATTCGTGATGATCAGCAATTTCAGGATTAAGCCGAATGAGTGCTGACTTGAGTTCAGACTCTATTAGTACCTCATTGACTCCTCTTGAGAGTTCTTGTGCAGATTTATAGATCCAATGGGCTCCGTAGGGCACGGATTGTTCTTCTGCTTTCCCATTATTGAGATTAACCCCGCTTAATTGATGAATGATATAATGTTCTACGCTATTGAGTTCGCTGAATCCCATATTAAAGAGTTTGTTCTACAATTTTTGCTTTCAATGACTGAAAGCTTTTGCCTATAAATTCTATATAAGCTTGGTCTAACTCCACTTTCATGAGAGGGTCCTTAATGCTTAATTTAATATTGTTGGCAGATGATATATATTTTTGAACCTGTATTGATTCTTCTACGGCTCTTTCCACATTTTTGCCCACCTGATATACGCACTTAAGTTCACTCTTAAGATAATCAGAGCTAATTTCTGAATTGTCTTGAGGACGCTTTATTACACAAAGAGCATAATTTTCTTTATGCTTTGCAGCATGAGAGGCCTGTGAAATAGCCATCTTAATTGGCTCCTTGTTACTTTCTTTTATTGATTTAAGTTCTATAAAATAGCTTTTTTGATTGTCCTTATTTGTAATGATGAAATCGTAAGGCCCTATACCTACAAATTTGGGGGTTAAGCTAGGGAACTCAGTGGTAAGCAAGTTTTCCAGAATTTTTTCAACCTTGTGGCCAATCTGGTTTTTAAAGACAAAATCTCTTTTTTCTTCAGCCAGCTCAACAGCATGTTTTAACAAGATACTTATTCCATCTACTCCAGTTTCATTTAAATTAGATACAGCGTTGATGAGCTCTCTGGCTTGACTAGGATCTATATTAGCATCAGAAAGTACTTGTAATAATTCTAAACTTTGTTCATTGCTTAAGGCATTAAGCATCTGAGGTGTCATTGAAAATTTTATCCACAGCTCACTCGCACGACTATCAGTATATTGTAAGTATTCTTGTGCTAACTTAACGTTAGTTTTACACCATTTAATCAAATCTAATATTGGCTTTTTGTGTACATTAATAGATCCAGTATTTGCCAGTTCTTCCTTTTCAAGCTCTCTTATAGTATGATCTAGTTTAGTACCTAATTCATCAAATTTTCTTGGAGGTACTTTGATAGACACACCTTCGTGAAGCAGTTCCTTTTTCCAGTCCTCTTGAGAATTTAGGAGATGAAGAATTTTTATCAATTCATGATCTAAAGGGGTCTCTTCTGTACCGAAGCTATATATATCTTCCAAAGCACAAAAAATACCATACTGATTTGGGACTATATTTCCATTATTGAGCAGTTCTTTAAAGCCCGCACTGCTTTCCAGGGTATTTAGATAGCTGTTTAACCACAAAGTAGTCTCGTCTTCAGTCTTCTCTAGTGCTGCCGAGAGTCGCTGAATATTTTCACATGACTCAATCTTCTTATTTATGAACTGGATGAAAAGACTTAGTGCCGGTAAAAAGTTAAACTTCTTAGTGTGAGTGATAACAGACAAGTTCTCCTTGAAACCAAAAAGATCTTTTGCATAGAAAAATAATTTAGATCTAAAATCCTCTTTTGTAGAGCTTTCTTCTATGTTCTTTAGGATATTAACTAAAAGAACTAGTGCATCTTTTCTCTTTATAAATTGGTTCTCATACGCACCAACACTATTCGGAAGCTTTTTATTTAATACCTCATTAATTTTTTCAGAAGCATCTGAGAGACCTCTTTTATCAATATTTTGTCCTTTTAAACTTATTTGGCGGTGAATGAGTGAAGTGCGCCAATCATCATCCAACTGAGTTAGAACATCAAGGAATACATCAGCAATCGGTGAGTCTTTATCTTCCAGATACAACTCAGATAGTTTATAAAAATCTCCATGCTGATTAGGAATGATTGCAAAATCTGAAAACAAAGCTGCTTTATTTTCATCTATTATGAACTGATATAATCTGTTTAACCAACTAATAACCTCATTTTCCCAATTTATTCTATTCGCAAGATATTTTATAGCAGGATATGTCTCTGAAAAACTCAGTAAGTCTTCAAGGGTAAAATGTATTTTTTTCCCCCAAGTTTCTAGTTCTTCCTTTGGTCCAGTAGCTTTAATCCAAGGAATTAACAAATTATTGTGAGGGACATAATTGTCACCATAATAATCTTTTGCAATCCAATAAAATAAATGTTTAGTCTCATCAGTTTGCCCAAAATTGGGAATGAGGCAAAATCTAAGACTTCTTTTTAAATATGAATCTTTAGTTTCAACAATGTCTTTTATCAGTAAGAAAGCCCTGTAATCCTTTTGCAATTCCAGATACCAAGCCTTAGAGAATTCCTCCCACTTTTCATCAGGTAATCTGGAATGCGCACAAACGTACAGATTCTTTGCCCCACAGTTGATCAGCCAATCTGTAAATTCCTTAGCTGCA
This window of the Porifericola rhodea genome carries:
- a CDS encoding type I restriction endonuclease subunit R, whose amino-acid sequence is MGFSELNSVEHYIIHQLSGVNLNNGKAEEQSVPYGAHWIYKSAQELSRGVNEVLIESELKSALIRLNPEIADHHELADEVIYKLRAILISVNQIGLVKANEEFFKWLCGEKTMPFGENNRHVPVHLIDFDDKKKNSYIITNQYRVHHRETKIPDVVLLINGIPVVVGEAKTPIRPSVSWLDGANEIHSIYENAIPQLFVPNILSFASEGKELFYGAVRTPLEFWAPWRIEGDDDALAKRLGLGEIGKELSDLLSPIRLLDIMQHFSLFSTNKKKQRVKILCRFQQYEGANKIVERVKEGKIKKGLIWHFQGSGKSLLMVFAAQKLRKSQELKSPTVLVLVDRTDLDTQISGTFSASDVPNVETTESISELQTLLERDTRKIIISMIHKFRDAKPNMNARDNIIVLVDEAHRTQEGDLGRQMRAALPNAFLFGLTGTPVNKADKNTFWAFGSEEDQGGYMSRYTFQDSIRDEATKPLHFEPRLVDIHVDKETIDKAFQEFKESSALTDEEADALNKKSAKMAAFLKSPERVGKIVEDITKHFREKVEPQGFKAMIVTPDRFACVQYKEELDKHFPTTASKVVISTSANDELSFKQKWAVDKSQQEKIVEEFNDPDSELKFIIVTAKLLTGFDAPILQTMYLDKSLKDHTLLQAICRTNRLFPNKHFGRIVDYFGVFDDMAKALEFDEKSVKEVITNLSELRAKLPEAMKNTLSHFDGVDRSIEGFEGLEKAQDAINTDDKKDAFAKDYKYLFKLWESLSPDRILDVYLKDYQWLSQVFESVRPASDNIGKLLWFSLGAQTTKLIHDNIHVGEVHHLEEFVLDADVIEDIFNNPDPKNAKKLEKILIKRFKKHAGNPQFKKLSERLEELRDKAEQGLITSIEFVKELCKLAKETVQAEKEVSQQVQEKSPQAALTELFMELKTEQTPAVVERIVGDIDSIVRVVSFPGWQSTVSGEREVQKSLRQALLKYKLHKDQVLFDRAYGYIKEYY
- a CDS encoding sacsin N-terminal ATP-binding-like domain-containing protein, yielding MQPVISQRIDSEDPHYIEKRNNRKLTADKIRQILSKVLNNPSSSSKRWIWELMQNAKDVPNTKFKEVSIQIILSHDKLIFKHNGDPFSLSNIFSLIQQVSSKDSANNDEEVTGKFGTGFIATHLLSEVIDVAGYVYHKGLFRSFNLQLDRSGRTSEELLPKIDAALDHANKIEDNSLFPIADNYQQNRTETSYDTSFTYYLSSEERIKSAITGIDDLVNTLPVTLVNIDKIKRVEVINQIKGYSEVYTRDIHTENYPIKQVRVTISRGVEVIYRHFVKYSKAELALTTEVNDFNGMNLILRKSDAPNLYRDFPLIGSEKFYFPYILNGFKFNPTEDRDGILLHSTEAHEAHENRKIIEQAFVAAKEFTDWLINCGAKNLYVCAHSRLPDEKWEEFSKAWYLELQKDYRAFLLIKDIVETKDSYLKRSLRFCLIPNFGQTDETKHLFYWIAKDYYGDNYVPHNNLLIPWIKATGPKEELETWGKKIHFTLEDLLSFSETYPAIKYLANRINWENEVISWLNRLYQFIIDENKAALFSDFAIIPNQHGDFYKLSELYLEDKDSPIADVFLDVLTQLDDDWRTSLIHRQISLKGQNIDKRGLSDASEKINEVLNKKLPNSVGAYENQFIKRKDALVLLVNILKNIEESSTKEDFRSKLFFYAKDLFGFKENLSVITHTKKFNFLPALSLFIQFINKKIESCENIQRLSAALEKTEDETTLWLNSYLNTLESSAGFKELLNNGNIVPNQYGIFCALEDIYSFGTEETPLDHELIKILHLLNSQEDWKKELLHEGVSIKVPPRKFDELGTKLDHTIRELEKEELANTGSINVHKKPILDLIKWCKTNVKLAQEYLQYTDSRASELWIKFSMTPQMLNALSNEQSLELLQVLSDANIDPSQARELINAVSNLNETGVDGISILLKHAVELAEEKRDFVFKNQIGHKVEKILENLLTTEFPSLTPKFVGIGPYDFIITNKDNQKSYFIELKSIKESNKEPIKMAISQASHAAKHKENYALCVIKRPQDNSEISSDYLKSELKCVYQVGKNVERAVEESIQVQKYISSANNIKLSIKDPLMKVELDQAYIEFIGKSFQSLKAKIVEQTL